GTGGGTGCAAAGAGGGAGCAGGAATCagtcccagggctgagcccttaggggtgggaatggggctggacCCCTTCATCTCCCCCACAGTGCAGGAAGGCACTGGGGATAGACAGGGATGCTTGGAGAtacccagggatgctccagggatgctccaggacCATCCCAGCTTTTGGGACTATACCTCTCTACCTCCCCTTCCCACATTCAAGGATTCTTTGGGGATACCCTGGGAAactcagggacacccagggctgcgtcagctcctggtgctggagcCTCAGTCTCTCCCTCCCACTTGCTGGGATGCCCAGGGACATTCTGGGGATATCCAAggatgctccagggctggacagcagcacacccaggggatgctcagggacCATCAACCCCGAGGTGACCCCAAGCCTGGCCAGCCCCCACCTGATGCTGTTCTTGTGCAGGGTGTCCAGGCTGGCGTTGGCCGTGTCCGAGCTCGCTTTCTTGTCCAGGTTCTGGAAGCGCTCGCGGGCGTGAGGCCGCGCTGGGAGCTCTGCTTGGGGACATCCAGCTTCCCCCCGAAGGTCAGGGTGCCCTGGCTCTCCTCGTAGGTGAAGAGCATCGGGCAGCAGTCGTGGCCCTGGGGAACGAACgtgccctgctcagcaccccCCGGCCGGCTCCAGCCGCGGCTCCCAGCCCGTGTCCCTGCCCGCACTCACCGCGGCCACCAGGCTGTGCTCGGTGATGAAGGTGACAGCCAGCAGGGGCAGCGTCTCGGTGCACAGGGAGGCAACGCTGCCAGGTGTGAAACACCAGCTGAGCTTCAGCCTCAGTgctgaggctggcacagctcatcACACGGGTGGAACCCAGGAGGGGAGACATCCCCTCCTTCACCCCCGGTGATCTGGGGACGTtccaggggtgtcccaggtCCTGAGCCCTCTGTGTCCTACACCCATGTACAGGGATGCTCAGGACCCAGCGATGGCCAGAGATactccagggatgctcagggatgctcagggatggtCATAGATACTCAGGGAtacccagggctgctccagggctaTTTCCAACTCCTGAGGCTGAACCCCTCTACCTCCCCAAGTACAGAGATGCTCAGGGGGTACTCATAGATGCCCAGGGACGTTCTAGGGCTaacccagctcctgaggctgaACCCTTCCATCTCCCCCCACCCACATGCAGGAACATTCTGGGATTGCTCTTGGCCCAGCCCAACCCAGATACCTCCATGCCCATGTTGGTTTGGGGGTcaagccctgctgccccccccagcacagcctcccccagtcccccctcctgtccccagccctgcttacGCCATCTTCTTGCCAGCATCAGCGAGGCACAGGGTGCTGTCGTGGCTGACCCAGGCCACGCGGGAGCCGCTGGCCGAGAAGCTCACGCTGTGCAcccacccacagctgctgctcgACTCGAACATCAGCTCCCCAAAGGGCATCTTGGAGCCCCAGGGTGTGGGGCTGGGCCGCTCCTCCACCTCCTTGATGTAGGCTGAGAAGATCCTGGGAGGGGGAGAGCCTTGCATGTGTTCCTGGATGCAGGATCTGTGCCACCCTCATCCCTGCCCCTTGCCTCAATTGTGGGACTCAGtttccctggcagagcctgtgggGTGTCCCCCTAGTCCCCATGGGTGCTGTATCGCTGGGATGGTCCCAACACCTCCCTGCATCTCCCTTgtgctccattccctgctccaaacAGCACCTGGGGTGAAGCCTGCCCCCCAACCCATTCTTGGGGATTCCTCAGCATTGGgcccccctgtcccccagcccctgctcctcacctgcaCTTGAAGTcacaggagccagcagccaggaggacaTTGTTGGGGTGCCAGTCCAGGCTGAGCACCGTCGAGCGGATGGGCTTCTTGATGTGCTTGCACACCCACCTGTGTGCAGAGGGGAtggcagcagaggggcagcatcaccatccccagagcccccctggGATTCTGGGGAGCTGCCTGGTGTTGGTCAGGGCTCCAAGTGCACCAGTAGCAGCTTGGGCATGGGGAGTCCATCCCTCCATTTCCCCATCtccacctccagctcctccagtcTCTTATTTCCCAatccatctccatccatccatccatccatccatccatccatccatccatccatccatccatccatccatccatccatccatccatccatccacccatccatccatccatccatccatccacccatccatccatccatccccatccatccatccacccaccaccacccatccatccatccatccatccatctatccatccatcccccatccacCCTGCTCTTTCCCCCTCAGAGCCTCACCAGTCGTTCTCCTGCTCGAAGTAGCAGATGGAGATGAGGCGGGAGCCGCTGCCCACGGCGAATTTGTTCTCCCTGGGGGACCACTTGACGCAGCGGGCGGCGCGGTTGATCCTGAGGATCACCAGGGTGGGCTTCCAGACGTTGCCCTTGAGGGTCCACACGTAGGCGTTGCGGTCGGTCCCACACGTCACCAGCCGGTTGCTCTCGGGGGCCCAGTCGATGCCT
Above is a window of Molothrus ater isolate BHLD 08-10-18 breed brown headed cowbird chromosome 16, BPBGC_Mater_1.1, whole genome shotgun sequence DNA encoding:
- the ARPC1B gene encoding LOW QUALITY PROTEIN: actin-related protein 2/3 complex subunit 1B (The sequence of the model RefSeq protein was modified relative to this genomic sequence to represent the inferred CDS: inserted 1 base in 1 codon), translated to MAYHSFLLEPISCHAWNKDRTQIALCPNNHEVHIYRKDGAKWSKVHELKEHNGQVTGIDWAPESNRLVTCGTDRNAYVWTLKGNVWKPTLVILRINRAARCVKWSPRENKFAVGSGSRLISICYFEQENDWWVCKHIKKPIRSTVLSLDWHPNNVLLAAGSCDFKCRIFSAYIKEVEERPSPTPWGSKMPFGELMFESSSSCGWVHSVSFSASGSRVAWVSHDSTLCLADAGKKMAVASLCTETLPLLAVTFITEHSLVAAGHDCCPMLFTYEESQGTLTFGGKLDVPKQSSQRGLXARERFQNLDKKASSDTANASLDTLHKNSISQISVLTGGKDKCSQFCTTGMDGGMSIWDVKSLESALKDLKIK